One window of the uncultured Paludibaculum sp. genome contains the following:
- a CDS encoding type II secretion system protein: MAPYIRSGKRRRGFTLIELMIVMAIIGIMVAVAVPMYRKSVIRAKETVLRQNLFTLRTVIDEYTYDKAKAPQSLQDLVQEGYLRQVPADPMSGESDWTTIQEDAVTSVNQTEPGIFDVRSKSDQKSLEGNPYNEW; this comes from the coding sequence ATGGCACCTTATATTCGGAGTGGTAAAAGGCGTCGCGGCTTCACGCTGATCGAACTGATGATCGTCATGGCGATCATCGGGATCATGGTGGCGGTGGCGGTCCCCATGTACCGGAAATCGGTGATCCGCGCCAAGGAGACCGTGTTGCGGCAGAACCTCTTCACCTTGCGCACGGTGATCGACGAGTATACCTACGACAAGGCGAAGGCGCCGCAGTCCCTGCAGGATCTGGTGCAGGAAGGCTACCTCCGCCAAGTGCCGGCGGACCCGATGTCCGGGGAGTCCGACTGGACCACCATCCAGGAAGACGCCGTGACCAGTGTGAACCAGACCGAGCCCGGAATATTTGACGTGCGCTCGAAGTCGGACCAGAAAT
- a CDS encoding type II secretion system protein yields MRRRRNQLGLTLVELIVAFTIMTLLTALALPLARFKVRREKERELRYALTDIRKAIDKYKDACDGNKIPQKMGTDCYPETLEQLVEGVKMANDANGKKIKFLRRLPRDPFTRSTEWGMRSTQDDPTSTGWGGQNIFDVYTKSMEKAPDGTLYSEW; encoded by the coding sequence ATGCGCAGGAGGCGAAATCAACTCGGACTCACCTTGGTGGAGCTGATCGTGGCGTTCACGATCATGACTCTGCTCACCGCCCTGGCGCTGCCCCTGGCGCGTTTCAAGGTGCGGAGGGAGAAGGAGCGGGAACTGCGCTACGCCCTGACGGACATCCGCAAGGCGATCGACAAGTACAAGGACGCCTGCGATGGCAACAAGATTCCGCAGAAAATGGGCACCGACTGCTATCCCGAAACGCTCGAGCAATTGGTGGAGGGCGTGAAAATGGCCAACGACGCGAACGGAAAGAAGATCAAGTTCCTGCGGCGGCTGCCTCGCGATCCGTTCACGAGATCAACGGAATGGGGCATGCGATCCACACAGGACGACCCGACGTCCACCGGTTGGGGCGGCCAGAATATATTCGACGTCTATACAAAGTCGATGGAGAAAGCGCCGGATGGCACCTTATATTCGGAGTGGTAA